A genomic stretch from Arachis stenosperma cultivar V10309 chromosome 3, arast.V10309.gnm1.PFL2, whole genome shotgun sequence includes:
- the LOC130970762 gene encoding putative transferase At1g60990, chloroplastic — protein sequence MATTTTTTMLVASHLSLLSRYRVPRNAAFWSPHHHHHQKSKLNSWSISANSFDLFPPPIDHDFLDTVKTAGARVSEEGIVETFYNDDEALDAAENGVAVVDLSHFGRIRVSGEDRTQFLHNQTTANFECLQPGQGCDTAFVTPTARTIDIAHAWIMKNAITLVVSPETCRTIMEMLNKYIFFADKVEIQDITEQTSLFVLLGPKSDQVMENLKLGELVGKPYGTHQHFNVDKQPLTIGVGNILSEGGFSFLMSPAAAPSVWNAILAQGAIPMGSNAWNKLRIIQGRPAPGMELTKEFNVLEACLWNSISLNKGCYKGQETIARLITYDGIKQRLWGLHLSAAAEPGSIITVDGKKVGKLTSYASGRKQSEHYGLGYIKRQAASEGDTVVVGDNISGTVVEVPFLSQQQPPSGSSTG from the exons ATGGCAACTACTACTACTACCACCATGTTAGTAGCATCTCATCTCTCACTGCTCTCAAGATATCGTGTTCCCCGAAACGCTGCGTTTTGGTCgccacatcatcatcatcatcaaaagAGTAAGCTAAATTCATGGTCCATTTCGGCAAATTCTTTCGACCTCTTCCCTCCGCCAATCGACCATGACTTCCTG GACACTGTTAAAACTGCAGGCGCTAGGGTTTCTGAGGAAGGGATCGTTGAAACATTTTATAATGATGATGAAGCGCTCGATGCCGCGGAGAACGGAGTTGCg GTTGTTGATCTTTCACATTTTGGGCGGATTAGAG TCAGCGGAGAAGATCGTACCCAGTTCCTTCACAACCAGACTACTGCAAACTTTGAATGTCTGCAGCCGGGGCAA GGATGTGACACTGCCTTTGTGACCCCAACGGCTCGAACAATAGATATTGCACATGCATGGATCATG AAAAATGCAATCACATTAGTGGTTTCACCTGAGACTTGTAGGACCATTATGGAAATGCTGAATAA GTACATATTTTTTGCTGATAAGGTAGAGATTCAAGACATTACTGAGCAAACAAGTTTATTTGTTTTGTTGGGACCTAAAAGTGACCAG GTCATGGAGAACTTGAAACTTGGTGAACTTGTGGGAAAACCATATGGCACACATCAACATTTTAAT GTTGATAAGCAGCCTTTAACTATAGGGGTCGGAAATATCCTTTCTGAAGGTGGTTTTTCATTCTTGATGTCTCCAGCAGCTGCTCCATCTGTCTGGAATGCTATTCTTGCTCAAGGGGCTATTCCAATGGGTTCTAATGCATGGAATAAATTACGGATAATTCAAG GAAGGCCTGCTCCAGGAATGGAGCTTACTAAGGAATTCAATGTCTTAGAAGCCTGTCTATGGAACTCGATTTCTCTAAATAAGG GTTGTTACAAAGGACAGGAAACTATAGCTAGGCTGATAACTTATGATGGAATCAAGCAGCGGTTATGGGGATTGCATCTTTCTGCTGCTGCTGAACCTGGCAGCATTATTACAGTTGATGGCAAAAAg GTTGGAAAGTTGACCAGCTATGCATCAGGAAGAAAGCAATCTGAACACTACGGATTAGGCTACATTAAGAGGCAAGCTGCTTCAGAAGGAGATACTGTAGTTGTGGGAGACAACATCAGTGGAACAGTGGTGGAAGTTCCTTTCCTTTCTCAGCAACAGCCGCCTTCTGGTAGTTCAACTGGTTGA